A genomic window from Streptomyces sp. NBC_00234 includes:
- the egtD gene encoding L-histidine N(alpha)-methyltransferase: MSPFQLTRTLPVDATDAALRADVLSGLNRQPKTLPPKWFYDAHGSELFEEITRLPEYYPTRAEREILVARAPQIAEASGARTLIELGSGSSDKTRHLLDALPGLHTYVPVDVSESALKGAADVLLAERPGLSVHALIADFTHVLRLPDTPGPRLVAFLGGTIGNLLPKEREQFLHSVRELLSPGDSLLLGTDLVKDEATLVAAYDDAAGVTAAFNKNVLSVVNRELGADFPLADFDHVAAWDPRREWIEMRLRARRALTVKIPEVDLVVTFDAGEEMRTEVSAKFREEGVRGELADAGLRLDHWWTDTAGRFALSLATAF; encoded by the coding sequence GTGAGTCCCTTTCAACTGACCCGCACCCTGCCGGTGGACGCGACGGACGCGGCGCTGCGCGCCGACGTGCTCAGCGGCCTGAACCGGCAGCCGAAGACGCTGCCGCCCAAGTGGTTCTACGACGCGCACGGCAGCGAGCTGTTCGAGGAGATCACCCGGCTCCCCGAGTACTACCCGACGCGCGCCGAGCGCGAGATCCTCGTGGCCCGCGCCCCGCAGATCGCGGAGGCGTCGGGAGCCAGGACCCTGATCGAACTCGGCTCGGGTTCCTCGGACAAGACCCGGCATCTGCTGGACGCCCTGCCCGGGCTCCACACCTACGTACCCGTCGATGTCAGCGAGAGCGCGCTGAAGGGCGCGGCCGACGTCCTGCTCGCCGAGCGGCCCGGCCTCTCGGTGCACGCGCTCATCGCGGACTTCACCCACGTCCTGCGGCTGCCCGACACCCCGGGGCCGCGGCTGGTCGCCTTCCTGGGCGGGACGATCGGGAATCTGCTGCCGAAGGAGAGGGAGCAGTTCCTGCATTCCGTAAGGGAGTTGCTCTCCCCCGGTGACAGTCTGCTGCTGGGCACGGATCTGGTGAAGGACGAGGCGACGCTCGTCGCGGCGTACGACGACGCGGCCGGTGTGACGGCGGCGTTCAACAAGAACGTCCTGTCCGTCGTGAACCGTGAGCTCGGGGCCGACTTCCCTCTCGCCGACTTCGACCACGTCGCGGCGTGGGACCCGCGCAGGGAGTGGATCGAGATGCGGCTGCGTGCCCGCCGGGCGCTCACCGTGAAGATCCCGGAGGTGGACCTGGTGGTGACGTTCGACGCCGGGGAGGAGATGCGTACGGAGGTGTCGGCGAAGTTCCGCGAGGAGGGCGTGCGGGGCGAGCTGGCCGACGCCGGGCTGCGGCTGGATCACTGGTGGACGGATACGGCGGGGCGTTTCGCGCTGTCGCTGGCGACGGCGTTCTGA